The following proteins come from a genomic window of Lolium rigidum isolate FL_2022 chromosome 5, APGP_CSIRO_Lrig_0.1, whole genome shotgun sequence:
- the LOC124658231 gene encoding E3 ubiquitin-protein ligase SIRP1-like: protein MDDDWITARYLLSSILGRNPLVVDHVDDESFPVDHPRTPAEAPAPARKPPPAVRAPPGVAGTVCAVCTDEIAVADAVVRLPCAHWYHAGCIAPWLGIRSTCPLCRAELPAGEDDACEEDGVVGREKRRHEAAGTSVAGAAVRRDASYGYLAAAGGVLSG from the coding sequence ATGGACGACGACTGGATCACCGCGCGGTACCTGCTCTCCTCCATCCTCGGCCGGAACCCGCTCGTCGTCGACCAcgtcgacgacgagtccttcccggTCGACCATCCCCGGACCCCCGCggaggcgccggcgccggcgcggaaGCCCCCGCCGGCCGTGCGCGCGCCGCCGGGCGTCGCCGGCACCGTCTGCGCGGTCTGCACGGACGAGATCGCCGTCGCCGACGCCGTCGTGCGCCTCCCCTGCGCGCACTGGTACCACGCCGGATGCATCGCGCCCTGGCTCGGGATCCGGAGCACCTGCCCCTTGTGCCGCGCCGAGCTGCCGGCCGGGGAGGACGACGCCTGCGAGGAAGACGGCGTTGTCGGCCGCGAGAAGCGCCGGCACGAGGCCGCCGGGACCAGCGTCGCCGGCGCGGCCGTGCGGCGGGACGCGTCCTACGgatacctcgccgccgccggaggcgtGCTTTCCGGGTGA
- the LOC124655046 gene encoding trafficking protein particle complex subunit 6b-like — MGREVSESCVDGVVMEMVAAYCGRFYAAKPELAAGRIEAIGFQVGHQLSERYTMERPRFSDHLEAIKFICKDFWSELFKKQIDNLKTNHRGTFVLQDNHFRWLTRVSLEPSVENADTIENDSASLGDSAAQTTSMLLYFPCGLIRGALTNLGIPCAVSADMSNLPACSFVVRIKT, encoded by the exons ATGGGGCGGGAGGTGTCGGAGAGCTGCGTCGACggggtggtgatggagatggtggcCGCCTACTGCGGCCGCTTCTACGCCGCCAAGCCGGAGCTCGCCGCTGGCCGCATTGAGGCCATCGGCTTCCAGGTCGGCCATCAGCTCTCCGAGAG ATATACAATGGAGCGCCCTCGATTCAGTGATCATCTTGAGGCGATCAAATTTATTTGCAAGGACTTTTGGTCAGAGCTTTTCAAGAAACAGATTGACAATCTGAAAACAAATCATAGG GGTACCTTTGTTCTTCAAGATAACCATTTCCGGTGGCTTACTCGCGTTTCACTAGAACCATCTGTAGAAAACGCTGATACAATTGAGAATGACTCTGCATCATTAGGTGATTCTGCGGCCCAAACAACAAGCATGCTTTTATATTTCCCATGTGGGTTAATAAGAGGTGCTCTGACAAACTTGGGAATCCCGTGTGCTGTCTCTGCAGACATGTCGAACCTTCCAGCAT GTTCTTTCGTGGTGCGTATAAAGACATGA